Proteins from a single region of Schistocerca gregaria isolate iqSchGreg1 chromosome 3, iqSchGreg1.2, whole genome shotgun sequence:
- the LOC126354805 gene encoding YTH domain-containing protein 1-like, with protein MEEGDIETSVDVENLNLSFGEDMGDDIKLDEMSEYDTRSEVSSSSSEDSASSHQSITSVSSDSTDRRKRRPRHRLNRSRSRERKSPPPVLKRSKSREKSKSYDYITKLNYLFRDARFFLIKSNNAENVTLSKAKGVWSTLPQNESKLNHAYRECRNVILIFSVKESGKFAGFARLSGESRRDVSPISWVLPPGLSARALGGVFRVDWVCRKELPFSATVHLYNPWNEGKPVKIGRDGQEIEPKVAAELCRLFPVDEGIEMTPILRKSKEAAKMIKPRVTQHRTERYQRSGGSNRFSPRGTFSWRSRGGSFGRGRRKYFMSVRSRLGSSGGVFKRSSSSRQRDRLGNWFPRDGDRGSFGGGSPVAAAQAYVADYMRQMQHQLPPMPYAPPPGVYMSSSSTSPYDAAPPPRYYDGPPLPEYSSMPSRSSSHSDKRSYDRSVDEFLWRTCERRDRDRDHHRYRERR; from the coding sequence ATGGAGGAAGGCGACATAGAAACTAGTGTTGATGTAGAAAATCTTAATCTTAGTTTTGGAGAAGATATGGGTGACGACATCAAATTGGATGAAATGAGTGAATATGACACTCGCAGCGAGGTGAGCTCATCGAGTTCGGAGGACAGCGCTTCCAGTCACCAAAGCATAACTTCCGTCAGCTCAGATTCGACTGATCGTAGGAAGCGACGACCAAGACACAGGCTAAACAGAAGTCGCTCAAGAGAAAGAAAAAGCCCTCCACCGGTGCTGAAGCGTTCGAAGTCGAGAGAGAAATCGAAGTCATATGACTACATAACGAAGCTCAATTATTTATTCAGAGATGCAAGATTTTTTCTTATTAAGAGCAATAATGCAGAAAATGTAACTCTGTCAAAAGCAAAAGGTGTTTGGTCAACACTTCCACAGAATGAGTCTAAGTTGAACCATGCTTACAGAGAATGCAGAAATGTTATTCTTATATTCTCGGTTAAAGAAAGTGGAAAATTTGCTGGCTTTGCACGACTGAGTGGAGAGTCCAGACGGGATGTATCTCCAATTTCTTGGGTACTACCCCCAGGACTTTCGGCAAGAGCCCTAGGAGGTGTTTTCAGAGTGGACTGGGTTTGCCGCAAAGAGTTGCCTTTCAGTGCAACAGTACATCTGTACAATCCATGGAATGAGGGAAAACCAGTAAAGATTGGTCGTGATGGACAAGAAATTGAACCAAAAGTGGCAGCAGAGTTATGCCGTCTTTTTCCTGTTGATGAAGGTATTGAAATGAcaccaattttgagaaaatcaaaggAAGCAGCAAAGATGATAAAGCCTCGTGTTACACAACACAGAACTGAAAGATACCAGCGCAGTGGTGGCAGCAACAGATTTTCACCAAGGGGGACATTTTCATGGCGAAGCCGTGGTGGTTCCTTTGGTCGAGGGCGCCGCAAGTACTTCATGAGTGTCAGAAGCAGGTTGGGAAGCAGTGGAGGAGTCTTCAAGCGATCATCGTCATCTCGTCAAAGGGATAGACTGGGTAACTGGTTCCCAAGAGATGGAGATCGTGGATCATTTGGTGGTGGGAGTCCCGTGGCAGCAGCACAGGCCTATGTTGCAGATTATATGCGGCAGAtgcagcatcaactgccacctatgCCATATGCTCCACCACCAGGTGTCTACATGTCATCTTCGAGCACCTCACCATATGATGCAGCGCCACCGCCTCGTTATTATGATGGGCCGCCACTTCCTGAATACTCATCAATGCCTTCACGGTCTTCAAGCCATTCAGATAAACGATCATATGATCGTTCTGTTGATGAGTTTCTATGGAGAACCTGCGAAAGAAGAGACCGTGATCGTGATCATCACCGATACCGTGAACGACGATGA